A genomic region of Mycobacterium sp. Aquia_213 contains the following coding sequences:
- a CDS encoding SDR family NAD(P)-dependent oxidoreductase, with protein sequence MTNDLRFDEQVAVITGAGGGLGKQYALLLASRGARVVVNDIGGSVTGDGSDATTADAVVDEIRELGGAAVADSHSVTSAEGGQAIIDAAASTWGRVDIVINNAGIVRDAPFEDMTADRFEPLLDVHLRGAFHVTRPAWKVMREQGYGRILNTTSAAGILGNAGMSNYGSAKTGLLGFTRVLAAEGADHNIKVNAVAPIAYTRMLTHSIDSAGQPNDEASQAVLDDLVNQYLKKLDPGLVAPVVAFLTHRDCPVSGEIYTVGAGHVSRFFIGRTKGFYSPELSIEDVRDHLAEIRDEAGYTVPGGPADEMAELFATLMSS encoded by the coding sequence ATGACGAACGATTTGCGATTCGATGAGCAGGTTGCCGTCATCACCGGCGCCGGCGGCGGCCTGGGCAAGCAGTACGCGTTGCTCCTCGCGTCGCGTGGCGCGCGCGTCGTCGTCAACGACATCGGTGGTTCGGTGACCGGCGACGGATCCGACGCCACCACGGCCGACGCCGTCGTCGACGAGATCCGCGAACTGGGCGGTGCGGCCGTCGCCGACAGCCACAGCGTGACGAGTGCCGAAGGGGGACAAGCGATCATCGATGCCGCCGCGAGCACGTGGGGGCGAGTGGACATCGTGATCAACAACGCCGGCATCGTCCGCGACGCACCGTTCGAGGACATGACGGCGGATCGGTTCGAACCGTTGCTGGATGTGCATCTCAGGGGTGCGTTTCACGTGACGAGGCCGGCCTGGAAAGTCATGCGCGAACAGGGATATGGGCGAATCCTCAACACGACCTCGGCCGCCGGAATCCTGGGCAACGCCGGCATGAGCAACTATGGTTCGGCCAAGACCGGGCTGCTCGGCTTTACCCGCGTTCTCGCCGCCGAAGGTGCCGACCACAACATCAAAGTCAATGCCGTCGCGCCGATCGCCTACACCCGGATGCTGACCCACTCGATAGACAGCGCCGGACAGCCGAACGACGAAGCGTCCCAGGCGGTATTGGATGACCTGGTGAACCAATATCTGAAGAAGCTGGATCCCGGGCTGGTAGCTCCGGTGGTCGCCTTCTTGACCCACCGAGATTGCCCGGTGTCGGGCGAGATCTATACCGTTGGCGCAGGGCATGTTTCGCGGTTCTTTATCGGGCGGACGAAGGGCTTCTACAGTCCCGAACTGTCCATCGAGGATGTGCGGGATCACCTCGCCGAGATCCGCGACGAAGCCGGATACACGGTGCCTGGTGGACCTGCCGACGAGATGGCCGAACTCTTCGCCACTCTCATGTCTTCCTGA
- a CDS encoding carboxylesterase/lipase family protein, with protein MHERTIRARTANGIVEGFTRDGVNRWRSIPYARPPVGRLRFRAPQPVQPWSGVRHCHGFTNCAPQERRYTLLGLSGSGGRYQSMSEDCLTLNVVAPESGHDGPLPVMVFIHGGGYIMGSSAVPLYDGAAMVRRGCVYVSVNYRLGALGCLDLSSLSTQDITIDSNLYLRDLVMALQWIRDNIAEFGGNPDNVTIFGESAGACIAATLLAVPAAEGLFARAIAESPASGLVRSKEIATQFAARFADLLGTRPEDAAGTLMQASPAQLVETQNRLIEQGMESKLGAFPIGPVIGDDILPIDPVEAMECGRAHRVPLIVGTNADEGRLFTRFLKMLPTNKSMIEELLADLEPAVRERITGAYPGYPSSAACIQLGGDFAFSSAAWQLAEAHSGHAPTYLYRYDYAPRMLRWSGLGATHATELLAVFDFYRTRLGAFLTAAADQRAALRVSNQVQRRWRAFSRSGVPGDDWPAYTVDDRAVMVFDRKSRIEFDPHPHRRMAWAGFSLAQ; from the coding sequence ATGCACGAGCGCACTATCCGCGCACGCACCGCCAACGGCATCGTGGAGGGCTTCACCCGCGACGGCGTCAACCGCTGGCGATCCATCCCGTACGCCCGGCCGCCGGTCGGGCGGCTGCGCTTCCGGGCACCGCAGCCGGTGCAGCCGTGGTCGGGCGTGCGTCATTGCCACGGTTTCACCAATTGCGCGCCCCAGGAGCGCCGCTACACGTTGCTCGGTCTCTCGGGTTCCGGAGGCAGATACCAGTCGATGAGCGAGGATTGCCTCACCCTCAACGTCGTCGCGCCGGAGTCAGGCCACGACGGACCGCTGCCCGTCATGGTCTTCATTCACGGCGGCGGGTACATCATGGGCAGCTCGGCGGTGCCGCTGTACGACGGTGCGGCGATGGTCCGCCGCGGTTGTGTCTACGTCTCGGTCAACTACCGCTTGGGTGCGCTGGGATGTCTTGACCTGTCGTCGTTGTCCACCCAGGACATCACCATCGACAGCAACCTGTACCTGCGCGACCTGGTGATGGCGTTGCAGTGGATTCGGGACAACATCGCGGAATTCGGTGGCAACCCAGACAACGTCACGATCTTCGGCGAAAGCGCTGGCGCCTGCATCGCCGCCACGTTATTGGCCGTCCCGGCCGCCGAGGGCCTGTTCGCCCGGGCGATCGCGGAAAGCCCGGCCTCGGGCCTGGTGCGGTCGAAGGAGATTGCCACCCAGTTCGCCGCCCGGTTCGCCGATCTGCTCGGTACGCGCCCCGAGGACGCCGCCGGCACTCTGATGCAGGCATCCCCCGCCCAGCTCGTAGAAACCCAAAATCGCCTGATCGAGCAGGGCATGGAGAGCAAGTTGGGCGCCTTCCCGATCGGCCCGGTGATCGGCGACGACATCCTGCCCATCGACCCCGTCGAGGCCATGGAGTGTGGTCGGGCGCATCGGGTCCCGCTGATCGTGGGCACCAACGCCGACGAGGGCCGGCTGTTCACCCGATTCCTCAAAATGCTGCCCACCAACAAATCGATGATCGAAGAGTTGTTGGCTGACCTGGAACCGGCTGTCCGAGAACGCATTACCGGCGCTTATCCGGGTTACCCGTCGTCGGCGGCATGCATCCAGCTGGGTGGCGACTTCGCCTTCAGCTCGGCGGCCTGGCAGCTCGCCGAGGCGCACAGCGGTCACGCGCCCACGTATCTGTATCGCTACGACTACGCGCCACGGATGCTGCGCTGGTCCGGGTTGGGCGCGACCCATGCCACCGAGCTGCTGGCCGTTTTCGACTTCTATCGAACCCGACTCGGCGCGTTCCTGACCGCGGCGGCCGATCAGCGCGCCGCGCTTCGGGTGAGCAACCAGGTGCAACGCCGTTGGCGAGCGTTCAGTCGCAGCGGCGTCCCGGGTGACGACTGGCCCGCCTATACCGTCGACGACCGCGCCGTGATGGTCTTCGACCGCAAGAGCCGCATCGAGTTCGATCCGCACCCGCATCGCCGGATGGCATGGGCGGGCTTCTCATTGGCGCAGTGA
- a CDS encoding phosphotransferase → METQPVERPSDLTASWLTAAIGAGEVADFETERIGTGQMSECYRVRLSYSDGAAGPESVVLKVAASDPVSRQTGLALGLYEREVRFYADLAPRLGGPIAPCYHAAIDTSTGVFDLLLGDAVPAVVGNEIAGATIEQATIGVVELGRLHGPLLGDTSLAEASWLNRDAPLSQAMIAPLYAGFLDRYGDQIAPAHRLVCERLVGAFDAYLAAETERNKILGLVHGDYRLDNMLFGAEGADRALTVVDWQTVSWGAPFTDLAYFLGCALPTADRRAHYDALLRAYHEALGPQAPITLADIAEGVRRQGFFGVMMAIVSSMLVERTERGDQMFMTMLQRHCDHVLDTDALATLPNAVAPEPLRPSDDDELAHVPTDEPLWSESWYADFVDAAQGFGGWFRIGLVANQQAAWVQVLLCGPDLPTVAVLDYEVPLPEDPWVLSTDAFEIGHSATAPLQTYRVDVRAQGQSYSDPSALLRGAPGTPVDLTLNLVWTTDGAPYQYRVTTRYEIPCTVTGTVTIDDTTYQMDSVAGQRDHSWGVRDWWSMDWMWSALHLGDGTHLHGLDLDIPNVPPVGIGYIQDPDREVTELHTVTNPRSFGANGLPLKMTLSLEPGGLTGDVDIHGHAPVLLTGPDGQVSEFARAWVSIDTADGRTGVGWMEWNRNLTRQT, encoded by the coding sequence ATGGAGACCCAGCCCGTCGAACGACCCAGCGATCTCACGGCTTCGTGGCTGACCGCCGCGATCGGCGCCGGAGAGGTCGCCGACTTCGAAACCGAGCGCATCGGCACCGGCCAAATGAGCGAGTGCTACCGCGTAAGGCTCAGCTACTCCGATGGGGCCGCGGGACCCGAGTCGGTGGTGTTGAAGGTCGCCGCCAGTGATCCGGTGAGTCGGCAAACCGGGTTGGCACTGGGCCTCTACGAGCGCGAAGTTCGTTTCTACGCCGATCTCGCGCCACGCCTGGGCGGCCCGATCGCGCCGTGCTATCACGCCGCCATCGACACTTCGACGGGGGTCTTCGATCTGCTGCTCGGCGATGCCGTTCCGGCGGTTGTAGGAAACGAAATCGCCGGTGCCACAATCGAACAGGCCACCATCGGGGTCGTCGAGCTGGGGCGGCTGCACGGCCCGCTGCTCGGCGACACCTCGCTGGCCGAAGCGTCGTGGCTCAACCGCGACGCCCCGCTGAGCCAAGCCATGATCGCCCCGCTCTACGCCGGCTTCCTCGACCGCTACGGCGACCAGATCGCGCCGGCACACCGCTTGGTGTGCGAGCGCCTGGTCGGCGCGTTCGACGCCTACCTGGCCGCCGAAACGGAGCGGAACAAGATCCTGGGCCTGGTGCACGGCGACTATCGCCTGGACAACATGCTGTTCGGCGCCGAGGGCGCCGACCGGGCGCTGACCGTGGTCGATTGGCAGACCGTCTCCTGGGGTGCGCCATTCACCGACCTGGCCTATTTCCTCGGCTGTGCACTGCCGACGGCGGATCGCCGGGCGCACTACGACGCGTTGCTGCGGGCTTACCACGAGGCGCTCGGGCCGCAGGCACCGATCACGCTCGCCGACATCGCCGAAGGTGTGCGCCGGCAGGGCTTTTTCGGCGTGATGATGGCGATCGTTTCGTCGATGCTGGTGGAACGCACCGAGCGCGGCGACCAGATGTTCATGACGATGCTGCAACGGCACTGCGATCACGTGCTCGATACCGACGCGCTGGCGACGCTGCCGAACGCGGTGGCGCCGGAGCCGCTGCGGCCATCGGATGACGACGAACTCGCGCATGTCCCGACCGACGAACCGCTGTGGAGTGAGAGCTGGTATGCCGACTTCGTCGATGCGGCACAGGGATTCGGCGGCTGGTTTCGGATCGGTCTGGTCGCCAACCAGCAGGCCGCCTGGGTTCAGGTACTGCTGTGCGGACCCGACCTCCCGACCGTCGCCGTGCTGGATTACGAAGTTCCGCTGCCCGAGGACCCGTGGGTGTTGTCCACAGATGCCTTCGAAATCGGCCACTCCGCCACTGCGCCGCTGCAGACCTATCGGGTCGACGTGCGGGCGCAGGGGCAGTCCTACTCGGACCCGTCGGCGTTGTTGCGGGGCGCACCGGGAACGCCCGTCGACCTGACGTTGAACCTGGTGTGGACCACCGACGGCGCCCCGTACCAGTACCGGGTGACAACCCGCTACGAAATCCCTTGCACCGTAACGGGAACCGTCACCATCGACGACACCACCTACCAGATGGATTCCGTTGCGGGACAGCGCGATCACTCGTGGGGAGTCCGCGACTGGTGGAGCATGGACTGGATGTGGAGCGCGCTGCACCTCGGCGACGGCACCCACCTGCACGGGTTGGACCTCGACATCCCGAATGTTCCCCCGGTGGGTATCGGCTATATCCAGGACCCCGACCGAGAAGTCACCGAACTCCACACCGTGACCAACCCACGATCCTTCGGCGCCAACGGTTTACCGCTCAAAATGACCTTGAGCCTGGAACCCGGTGGGCTCACCGGCGACGTGGACATCCACGGTCACGCACCGGTGCTGCTGACCGGACCTGACGGACAGGTGAGCGAGTTCGCCCGCGCCTGGGTCAGCATCGACACCGCGGACGGGCGGACCGGCGTCGGCTGGATGGAATGGAACCGCAACCTCACGCGACAGACCTAG
- a CDS encoding gluconokinase has protein sequence MEPQPHATDLGAVPTAASSPVVVMGVSGSGKSTVGSALAQRLRVPFVDADSLHPPANVAKMTAGQPLNDDDRRPWLDRVGEWLADHRDGGVASCSALKRGYRDLLRAHSPRVVFLYLSGSPGMIRARLAARPDHFMPAALLRSQFDTLEPLGADESGVTVDIDHDVDTIVDIFLAG, from the coding sequence ATGGAACCGCAACCTCACGCGACAGACCTAGGCGCGGTGCCGACCGCCGCGTCATCACCCGTCGTGGTGATGGGCGTCTCCGGATCGGGCAAGTCGACGGTGGGTTCCGCACTCGCACAACGGTTACGCGTGCCCTTCGTCGACGCCGACAGCCTGCATCCACCGGCAAACGTCGCCAAAATGACTGCCGGGCAACCGCTTAACGACGACGATCGCCGTCCGTGGCTGGACAGAGTCGGGGAGTGGCTGGCCGATCATCGCGATGGTGGGGTAGCGAGTTGTTCGGCGCTCAAACGCGGCTACCGCGACCTGTTGCGCGCCCACAGCCCGCGGGTCGTGTTCCTGTATCTGAGCGGCTCGCCAGGGATGATCCGCGCTCGGCTGGCCGCCAGGCCGGACCACTTCATGCCGGCCGCGCTGTTGCGGTCGCAATTCGACACGTTGGAACCGTTGGGCGCCGACGAGTCCGGGGTCACCGTCGATATCGACCACGATGTCGACACCATCGTCGACATATTTCTGGCAGGTTAG
- a CDS encoding DoxX family membrane protein: MVIRRIARPLLSVAFIGQGVESLLNPKAAAEAAAPAVDGLQALPDQVARSIPADPQTFAQITAGVQIGGGLLLATGKMPRVASAVLALTVLPANLGTYSFWNEHDPERKAERRREFLKDLSLLGGLMIASADTAGKPSLGWRGRRAAERLSERVSSALPGSDDALFDTDFGDLGEKIAHGLQLGAERGRELASTAAERGAPYAEAALDRGRELANTAAERGAPYAEVALDRGRELASAAAERSAPLAKKARKRGEKLADEIAEKAEKARKRSEKLADEAADKAAPLAREARKRGEKLAHSARARGEEWADTARAHGNELADAARERVGAPVKTRRRKLPW, from the coding sequence ATGGTGATCCGCAGAATTGCACGGCCCCTGTTGTCAGTTGCCTTTATCGGCCAAGGGGTTGAATCCCTACTAAATCCCAAGGCAGCCGCGGAGGCCGCCGCACCCGCGGTGGACGGTCTGCAGGCATTGCCCGATCAGGTGGCCCGCAGCATCCCCGCCGACCCCCAGACGTTCGCCCAGATAACCGCCGGTGTGCAGATCGGGGGCGGGCTGCTGCTGGCCACCGGCAAAATGCCGCGCGTTGCCTCGGCCGTACTGGCGTTGACGGTGCTGCCGGCCAACTTGGGCACCTATTCCTTCTGGAATGAGCACGACCCGGAGCGCAAAGCCGAGCGCCGTCGCGAGTTCCTGAAAGACCTCAGCCTGCTGGGCGGATTGATGATCGCGTCTGCCGATACCGCGGGCAAACCGTCGCTGGGATGGCGCGGCCGCCGGGCAGCCGAGCGCCTCTCCGAGCGGGTGTCCTCGGCACTACCCGGATCCGACGACGCGTTGTTCGACACCGACTTCGGCGATCTCGGCGAAAAAATCGCCCACGGACTGCAACTCGGCGCCGAACGCGGTCGCGAACTGGCCAGCACGGCGGCCGAACGAGGCGCGCCGTACGCCGAAGCCGCCCTCGACCGGGGCCGCGAGCTCGCGAACACCGCGGCCGAACGGGGCGCGCCGTACGCCGAGGTTGCCCTGGACCGGGGCCGCGAGCTCGCCAGCGCCGCCGCCGAACGCAGCGCACCGCTGGCGAAGAAGGCCCGCAAGCGGGGCGAAAAGCTGGCGGACGAGATCGCCGAGAAGGCCGAAAAGGCGCGCAAACGCAGCGAAAAGCTGGCGGACGAGGCGGCCGACAAGGCCGCACCGCTGGCGAGGGAGGCGCGCAAGCGCGGCGAAAAGCTGGCCCACTCCGCCCGAGCCCGCGGGGAGGAATGGGCCGATACCGCCCGCGCGCACGGCAACGAGTTGGCCGACGCCGCGCGCGAACGAGTCGGTGCGCCGGTCAAGACCCGTCGTCGCAAGCTCCCCTGGTGA
- the pncA gene encoding pyrazinamidase PncA — protein MRALIIVDVQNDFCAGGSLPVTGGAEVAAAINDYLAGEPGYQHVVATKDFHIDPGDHFSDHPNYSSSWPPHCIAGSPGAEFRSDLDTRPIEAVFHKGAHAAAYSGFEGADDNETSLLDWLRQRGVDEVDIVGIATDQCVRRTAEDAARNGLRTRVLVDLTAAVAPSSAAQALAEMRSAGVELIEVV, from the coding sequence GTGCGAGCGTTGATCATCGTCGACGTGCAAAACGACTTTTGCGCGGGCGGCTCGCTGCCCGTCACCGGCGGCGCGGAAGTGGCCGCCGCCATCAATGACTATCTGGCCGGCGAGCCCGGCTACCAACACGTCGTGGCGACCAAGGACTTCCACATCGACCCGGGGGACCATTTCTCCGACCACCCGAACTATTCGTCGTCCTGGCCACCGCACTGCATCGCCGGAAGTCCCGGAGCGGAATTTCGTTCCGACCTCGACACCCGGCCGATTGAGGCGGTATTCCACAAGGGCGCCCATGCGGCGGCCTACAGCGGCTTCGAGGGCGCCGACGACAACGAGACGTCGCTACTCGACTGGTTGCGGCAGCGGGGCGTCGACGAGGTCGACATCGTCGGTATCGCCACCGACCAGTGCGTCCGGCGAACCGCCGAGGACGCGGCACGCAATGGCTTACGCACCCGGGTGTTGGTCGATCTCACGGCGGCGGTTGCGCCAAGTTCGGCCGCCCAAGCCCTTGCCGAAATGCGAAGTGCGGGAGTCGAATTGATAGAGGTCGTCTGA
- a CDS encoding ketosteroid isomerase family protein has product MVVPLDRESLLAAVERSPRAAAAHDRAGWVGLFTEDGRIEDPVGARPHLGRIQIGNFYDTFIGPREIKFHRDLDIVFGTVVLRDLELEVSMGSAVTMYIPAFLRYDLREANGQWQITHLRAYWELPAMMLRFLRSGAQALSPALALSRDLLGNQGLSGTAGFMSGFRRAGARQKRLVQTFLGAVSRGDTLAAAHALSPSATITLGETDPLDIAEFAAELNGANWTKMNGAGSTVTVSLNSSHGRGIMFADLSRRGKAINQIRYFPA; this is encoded by the coding sequence ATGGTGGTGCCACTTGATCGAGAGTCCCTGCTGGCCGCGGTGGAGCGCTCGCCACGGGCCGCCGCCGCGCACGACCGCGCCGGTTGGGTCGGATTGTTCACCGAGGACGGGCGCATCGAAGACCCGGTCGGCGCACGGCCGCACCTGGGGCGGATCCAGATCGGGAACTTCTACGACACCTTCATCGGCCCCCGCGAGATCAAATTCCATCGCGATCTCGACATCGTCTTCGGCACCGTCGTGCTGCGCGATCTCGAGCTCGAGGTATCGATGGGTTCGGCTGTCACGATGTACATACCCGCTTTCCTGCGCTACGACCTGCGAGAAGCGAACGGACAGTGGCAGATTACTCATCTCCGGGCGTACTGGGAGCTGCCCGCGATGATGCTGCGGTTCCTGCGGAGCGGAGCGCAGGCGCTCTCGCCTGCCCTGGCACTGTCGCGAGATCTGCTGGGCAATCAAGGGCTGTCGGGAACTGCGGGCTTCATGAGCGGCTTTCGCCGGGCGGGTGCACGTCAGAAGAGGCTGGTGCAGACATTCCTCGGTGCCGTTTCGCGCGGCGATACGTTGGCCGCTGCACACGCGCTATCGCCCTCCGCCACAATCACTTTGGGTGAGACCGATCCGCTCGACATCGCCGAATTCGCGGCGGAACTCAACGGGGCGAACTGGACCAAGATGAACGGTGCGGGGTCCACGGTCACCGTCTCGCTCAATTCGAGTCACGGGCGCGGCATTATGTTCGCGGACCTGAGCCGACGCGGCAAAGCGATCAATCAAATCCGCTATTTTCCTGCCTGA
- a CDS encoding DoxX family protein — MHTASLVITLITAIITAGIAVPDFIPAKFVLANSAEVGVPPSWLPALGATKLAGAVGLLAGLVGLPGLAVAAAAGLVLYFVGAVLTHLRARVLYNIAFPGAFLCLSAASLALLVIQGY; from the coding sequence ATGCACACCGCGTCCCTGGTGATCACGCTGATCACCGCGATCATCACGGCCGGCATCGCCGTACCCGATTTCATCCCCGCGAAATTCGTCCTGGCAAATTCGGCCGAGGTCGGTGTGCCACCCTCCTGGCTACCGGCGCTGGGGGCGACCAAGCTCGCCGGGGCCGTCGGACTGCTTGCCGGTCTGGTGGGTCTACCGGGTTTAGCAGTCGCGGCCGCGGCCGGCTTGGTCCTCTACTTCGTCGGCGCGGTGCTGACGCACCTGCGGGCACGCGTCCTGTACAACATCGCCTTTCCGGGCGCGTTCCTGTGCCTGTCAGCCGCGTCGCTGGCGCTGCTGGTGATCCAGGGCTACTAG
- a CDS encoding sigma-70 family RNA polymerase sigma factor, protein MTENLVDLDDLAQRFEADRQHLRAVAFRLLGSMADADDAVQSAWLKASRATGVGDIVNLTGWFTKITAHEAFDQLRARRRRAEQPLADAGEFDRPAVAGPADEEALLADAVGGAMLVVLDRLSPAQRVAFVLHDVFAVPFETIADVLDRSPTAAKKLASRARARLHDGSPAQRPHLAQHLEIVEAFLAASRGGDIATLLELLAPDVVRRVDRALVPDDVAAEVCGAREVAEETRQFAQRARAGVVMVIDGVPGIVIAPRGRVQILLQLAIGADNRIHAIDITADTDRLRRAVLALPGCPSQAYSSPIGYQGHGTRPVGSSMMGREREHDAR, encoded by the coding sequence ATGACCGAAAACCTGGTGGACCTCGACGATCTGGCGCAGCGGTTCGAGGCCGACCGTCAGCACTTGCGGGCGGTGGCGTTTCGGCTGCTCGGCTCGATGGCGGATGCCGACGACGCGGTGCAGTCCGCGTGGCTGAAGGCCAGCCGTGCAACCGGCGTCGGCGACATCGTCAACCTGACCGGTTGGTTCACGAAGATCACCGCGCACGAGGCGTTCGACCAGCTGCGGGCACGCCGGCGCCGGGCCGAGCAACCGTTGGCCGACGCCGGAGAATTCGACCGGCCGGCCGTCGCCGGGCCGGCGGACGAGGAGGCGCTGCTGGCCGATGCGGTCGGCGGCGCGATGCTGGTGGTGCTGGACCGCCTCTCGCCCGCGCAGCGCGTCGCGTTCGTCCTGCACGATGTTTTCGCCGTGCCCTTCGAGACGATCGCCGACGTGCTGGACCGGTCGCCGACGGCCGCCAAGAAGCTGGCGAGTCGGGCCCGTGCGCGACTGCACGACGGCTCGCCCGCCCAACGCCCTCACCTGGCCCAGCACCTCGAGATCGTGGAGGCGTTTCTGGCGGCGTCGCGCGGCGGCGATATCGCCACGTTGCTCGAGCTGCTGGCTCCCGACGTGGTGCGCAGGGTCGATCGCGCGCTGGTTCCCGACGACGTGGCGGCCGAGGTGTGCGGAGCTCGTGAGGTCGCCGAGGAGACGCGTCAGTTCGCCCAGCGCGCGCGGGCCGGCGTGGTCATGGTGATCGACGGTGTCCCCGGCATCGTGATCGCGCCGCGCGGGCGGGTGCAGATCCTGTTGCAGCTCGCCATCGGCGCTGACAACCGCATTCACGCGATCGACATCACCGCCGACACCGATCGTCTGCGCCGGGCGGTACTCGCGCTGCCGGGGTGCCCGTCTCAGGCATATTCCAGCCCCATCGGGTACCAAGGACATGGGACACGGCCGGTGGGGTCGTCGATGATGGGTCGAGAACGGGAACACGATGCTCGATAG
- a CDS encoding ABC transporter substrate-binding protein produces the protein MLDRPFGRRSLMRGAGALTAAALAPWAGGCASDDDALTFFFSANPDEAAARLRVVAEFERRHPDIKVRVVRSGPGVMQQLSTFCAGGKCPDVLQTWELSYAELAARGVLLNLNDPLAREQPFAAQMKADSVGPLYDTFAYNGEQSAFPEQWSGNYLFYNKRLFADAGVAPPPTAWDKTWTFAEFLDTAQALTKRDASGRVTQWGFVNTFVSYYSAGLFALNNGVPWSTPRRNPTHFNFDNPAFMDAVQFYADLANKHKVAPNASEVQSMSTPDLFAAGKAAIALGGHWRYQTFIHAEGLDFDVAPLPVGPSLPSGHSACSNIGTTGLSISASSRRKDQAWEFVKFACGPVGQAIIAESCLFVPVLRSVLASDGFAKAHQGIRNLAVLTEGPSYSEGLPVTPAWEKIVALMDRNMGPVLRGSRPATSLTGLSGAVDEVLRNS, from the coding sequence ATGCTCGATAGGCCGTTCGGACGGCGGAGCTTGATGCGGGGCGCTGGCGCGCTCACCGCCGCGGCTCTGGCCCCCTGGGCCGGCGGCTGTGCGTCCGACGACGACGCGTTGACGTTCTTCTTCTCGGCCAACCCGGACGAGGCCGCCGCCCGCCTGCGTGTCGTCGCCGAATTCGAGCGCCGCCACCCCGACATCAAGGTTCGGGTGGTGCGGTCCGGGCCGGGAGTGATGCAGCAGTTGTCCACGTTTTGCGCGGGTGGCAAATGTCCGGACGTGCTGCAGACGTGGGAGTTGAGCTATGCCGAGTTGGCCGCCCGGGGAGTGTTGCTGAACCTGAACGACCCATTGGCGCGCGAGCAACCGTTCGCCGCCCAAATGAAGGCGGACAGCGTTGGGCCGCTGTATGACACGTTCGCGTACAACGGTGAGCAATCCGCTTTTCCGGAGCAGTGGTCCGGAAATTACCTGTTCTACAACAAGCGGCTCTTCGCCGACGCCGGCGTGGCGCCCCCGCCCACGGCCTGGGACAAGACGTGGACTTTCGCCGAATTCCTTGACACGGCCCAGGCGTTGACCAAGAGGGACGCATCGGGGCGAGTCACGCAGTGGGGTTTCGTCAACACCTTTGTCTCGTACTACTCGGCCGGATTGTTCGCCCTGAACAACGGCGTACCGTGGTCGACGCCGCGGAGAAATCCGACCCATTTCAATTTCGACAACCCGGCGTTCATGGACGCGGTGCAGTTCTACGCCGACCTCGCCAACAAGCACAAGGTGGCACCCAACGCTTCCGAGGTGCAGTCAATGTCGACACCCGATCTGTTCGCGGCGGGCAAGGCGGCGATCGCGCTGGGGGGTCACTGGCGATACCAGACCTTTATTCACGCCGAGGGATTGGATTTCGACGTCGCCCCGCTGCCGGTAGGGCCGTCCCTGCCCAGTGGCCATAGCGCCTGCTCCAACATCGGCACCACCGGACTGTCCATCTCGGCGAGCAGCCGACGCAAGGACCAGGCTTGGGAATTCGTCAAGTTTGCCTGCGGCCCCGTCGGTCAGGCGATCATCGCCGAATCCTGCCTCTTCGTACCGGTGTTGCGCTCGGTGCTTGCGTCGGATGGATTCGCCAAGGCCCACCAGGGGATTCGCAATCTCGCGGTGCTCACCGAAGGGCCGTCCTACTCGGAAGGTTTGCCCGTTACCCCGGCATGGGAAAAAATCGTGGCGCTGATGGATCGCAACATGGGACCCGTCTTGCGTGGGTCTCGCCCCGCGACCTCGCTGACCGGGTTGTCGGGCGCAGTTGACGAGGTGCTGCGAAACTCATGA